Proteins co-encoded in one Thamnophis elegans isolate rThaEle1 chromosome 1, rThaEle1.pri, whole genome shotgun sequence genomic window:
- the AIP gene encoding AH receptor-interacting protein — protein sequence MADRIAQLRADGIQKRLVQEGRGPTPDYQDGTKVTFHYRTMLCSSDQKVLDDSRTRDKPMELIFGKKFKLPVWETILHSMQEGEVAEFLCDTKHVVLYPMVSKSLRNIAAGKDPLEGQRHCCGIAQMHEHHSLGYSDLDELQQNPQPLIFAFEVLKVERPGMYRQDPWAMSDEEKLKAVPLIHQEGNELYKEGKVQEAAAKYYDAIACLKNLQMKEQPGSPDWIQLDQQITPLLLNYCQCKLLTEEYYEVLDHCSSILNKYEDNVKAYFKRAKAHAAVWNATEAQADFAKVLQLDPSLTPVVTRELRNLETRLRAKEDEDKIRFKGIFSQ from the exons ATGGCGGACAGGATTGCGCAGCTCCGGGCGGATGGGATCCAGAAGCGGTTGGTGCAGGAAGGCCGGGGACCGACGCCTGATTACCAAGACGGTACCAAG GTTACCTTCCACTACCGCACCATGCTTTGCAGTTCAGATCAGAAAGTACTAGATGACAGTCGTACCCGGGACAAGCCTATGGAGCTGATCTTCGGCAAGAAATTCAAGCTGCCTGTCTGGGAAACCATCTTGCACAGCATGCAGGAGGGCGAGGTGGCTGAATTCTTGTGTGACACAAAG CATGTGGTCTTATATCCGATGGTGTCCAAGAGCCTGAGGAACATTGCAGCTGGGAAAGATCCTCTGGAGGGACAACGACATTGCTGTGGCATTGCCCAGATGCACGAACATCATTCGCTGGGTTATTCAGACCTTGATGAGCTCCAGCAGAACCCACAGCCCCTCATCTTTGCCTTTGAAGTGCTCAAg GTGGAAAGGCCTGGCATGTACCGGCAGGATCCATGGGCTATGTCAGATGAGGAGAAGTTGAAGGCTGTGCCCCTGATCCACCAGGAGGGCAATGAGCTCTACAAGGAAGGCAAAGTGCAAGAAGCGGCTGCCAAGTACTACGATGCAATCGCTTGCCTGAAGAACCTGCAAATGAAG GAGCAGCCAGGATCTCCTGACTGGATCCAGCTGGACCAACAGATTACTCCTTTATTGTTGAATTACTGCCAGTGTAAACTGCTGACTGAGGAGTACTATGAGGTGCTGGATCACTGCTCCTCCATTCTCAACAAGTATGAAG ATAACGTCAAAGCCTACTTCAAGAGAGCCAAGGCTCATGCAGCCGTCTGGAATGCAACTGAGGCTCAGGCCGATTTTGCCAAGGTTTTGCAGCTGGATCCATCGCTGACCCCAGTGGTAACCCGGGAACTTCGCAACTTGGAGACCCGCCTGCGTGCGAAAGAGGACGAGGATAAGATCCGTTTCAAAGGCATCTTCTCCCAGTAG